In Candidatus Rokuibacteriota bacterium, the sequence CTCGACCTTCTCGTAGTGCTCGAGCTCGGTCTGGAAGAGGCGCGCCATCTCCATGGCCGGCCCGGCCGCGCCGGCGATGCCGACGCCGGAGAGGTCGTCGGACTTGAAGATCTTGTCGATGCGGCGGGAGGCGACCTGGTAGCCCTCGCTGGCCTGCCGGTCGCCGGCCATGATCACGCCGTCGCGGTAACGGAGCGCCAGCACCGTCGTGCCGTGGGGCACCGCCGGGGCGCTGTGCGGGCCACCTTCTTCGCGGGGGAGGTTCTCAGGGTGCGGCAACAGATGGGGCGCCGAGTTGCGGAGGATGTCCGCGAAGCTCGACGTGGCGTAGTCGAAGAACGCGCCCTGCCAGCGGTCAGGCGTCATGCTCACACGTCACCCGCCGGCTTGCCGAGGTTGCGCAGCAGGTCCCCGGCCGTGGCGGATTCGGCGAAGAGCTGGCGGACGTGCGCCTCGGTGCCGCGCAGCGGTTCCAGCATGAAGATCTTCTTGAGCGGGCCTTCCTTGAGGTCGAAGATCACCGAGTCCCAGGACGCCGACACGACCTCGTCCGAGTACTTCTGCAGGCACATGCCGCGGAAGTAGGCGCGCGTGTCCTTGGGGGGGTCGTAGATCGCCTTGGTCACCTCGTCTTCCGAGGTCATGCGCTCGACCGCGTCGGACTCCTCGAGCTTGTAGTAGAGCCCCTTGCCCGGCCGGATGTCGTGGTACTGGAGATCGATCATCGCCACGCGCGAGTCGGACCACTCGAGGCCGTGCTTGCCCATGTAGCTCTCGATAAGCGAGCGCTTGATGACCCAGTCGACCTCGCGGCCGAGGCTCATCGGGTCCCTCGCCAGGCGGTCGAGCACCGAGCCCCAGCGCGCCATGACGTCGTCCACCCAGGGCTCGTGCTCGCGGGTGCGGTAGTACTCGCGCGCGAGGGCGAGGAACTCCTGCTGGAGATCCACGGCGGTGAGCGCGCGGCCGTCCTTGAGCTTGAAGGTGTCGCGGCAGCCGAGGTCCCGGGACACCATGCGGTACGCGAGCACCGGGCTCTCGAGCGAGAGGTCCCGCTCGATGAAATCATCCTCGATCATGCTGAGCACGATC encodes:
- the dop gene encoding depupylase/deamidase Dop, with translation GFEYMEEKETPSKEESRLINLILSNGARFYVDHAHPEYSSPETTNPRDCVIWDRAGERILDLARVRAEAVSPPEQRILIYKNNTDSKGNSYGTHENYLMDRKVPFARIVQYLMPFFASRQVFTGAGKVGAENNTEHCDYQVSQRADFLETEVGLETMHSRPIINTRDEPHADPEKYRRLHVIVGDANMSEVANYLKCGTMAIVLSMIEDDFIERDLSLESPVLAYRMVSRDLGCRDTFKLKDGRALTAVDLQQEFLALAREYYRTREHEPWVDDVMARWGSVLDRLARDPMSLGREVDWVIKRSLIESYMGKHGLEWSDSRVAMIDLQYHDIRPGKGLYYKLEESDAVERMTSEDEVTKAIYDPPKDTRAYFRGMCLQKYSDEVVSASWDSVIFDLKEGPLKKIFMLEPLRGTEAHVRQLFAESATAGDLLRNLGKPAGDV